One stretch of Dehalogenimonas sp. THU2 DNA includes these proteins:
- a CDS encoding hydrogenase iron-sulfur subunit: MTSTGAADAPADTGYQPLIICFACNWCSYAAADLAGVSRIQYPPNVRIIRVMCSGMVHPNLVIDALTKGADGVLMCGCHPGDCHYREGNLKAESRAEAIKLMLQDFGLEEERYRLEWVSASEGARFAQVVTDMVAQLKALGPSPYRM, encoded by the coding sequence ATGACGTCAACCGGCGCCGCTGATGCCCCCGCCGATACCGGATACCAACCGCTGATCATCTGTTTCGCTTGCAACTGGTGTTCCTACGCGGCGGCGGATCTGGCCGGGGTTTCGCGCATCCAGTATCCGCCCAACGTTCGGATCATCCGGGTGATGTGCTCCGGCATGGTTCACCCCAATCTGGTGATCGATGCCCTCACCAAGGGCGCCGACGGCGTGCTGATGTGCGGCTGCCATCCCGGTGACTGTCATTACCGTGAAGGCAATCTCAAGGCGGAGTCGCGGGCGGAAGCCATTAAATTGATGTTGCAGGACTTCGGGCTGGAAGAAGAACGGTACCGCCTGGAATGGGTTTCGGCCTCTGAGGGCGCCCGTTTCGCCCAGGTGGTTACCGATATGGTGGCCCAACTGAAGGCGTTAGGCCCAAGCCCGTACCGGATGTAA
- a CDS encoding methyl viologen-reducing hydrogenase: MVRVAEEWFAVCGGCEVSILDIGEPLLDLLPSLEFVHIPVLMDHKLFGQTGEKTKMEIPDADVGIITGSIRTQENKELAEEMRRKCKIIISLGSCANFGGIPAMGNMYTNAEIFDTNYRSGSSTEFGETPTQNLPALTDRVYSVNEVIKVDVSIPGCPPTPEWIASALVALLEGKTFSLPERSVCDDCPTVREKKAQVDIRRPLQAAEFTPGRYDNMRCMNEQGILCLGPATRTGCGGSEKTPRCIKAYMPCRGCYGPIRAGANPMVDMMGALSSVGLDPKQIEDRMATFNRFIGAGRLRPMPARK, encoded by the coding sequence ATGGTACGTGTCGCTGAGGAATGGTTTGCTGTATGCGGCGGCTGCGAAGTGTCCATTTTGGACATCGGAGAGCCGCTCCTTGATCTCTTGCCCAGCCTGGAGTTCGTTCATATTCCGGTTTTAATGGATCATAAACTCTTTGGACAGACCGGTGAAAAGACGAAAATGGAAATCCCGGATGCCGATGTCGGCATCATCACCGGCAGTATCCGCACCCAGGAAAACAAAGAACTGGCTGAGGAAATGCGCCGGAAATGTAAGATTATCATCTCGCTCGGTTCGTGCGCCAACTTCGGCGGCATCCCGGCGATGGGTAACATGTATACCAATGCCGAGATCTTCGATACCAACTATCGGAGCGGCTCCAGCACCGAGTTCGGTGAGACCCCCACCCAGAATCTACCGGCTCTAACTGACCGGGTGTATTCGGTCAACGAAGTTATCAAGGTGGATGTCTCCATCCCGGGTTGCCCGCCTACCCCGGAATGGATCGCCAGCGCCCTGGTCGCTCTGCTTGAAGGTAAAACATTTAGCCTGCCGGAACGCAGCGTTTGTGACGACTGCCCCACTGTCAGGGAGAAAAAAGCCCAGGTCGACATCCGCCGGCCGCTTCAGGCCGCGGAATTCACTCCCGGCCGTTACGACAACATGCGTTGCATGAATGAGCAGGGCATCCTCTGCCTGGGTCCGGCCACCCGCACCGGCTGTGGTGGATCTGAGAAGACCCCGCGCTGCATTAAGGCCTACATGCCCTGCCGCGGCTGCTACGGCCCCATCCGCGCCGGCGCCAACCCCATGGTGGACATGATGGGCGCCCTGTCATCGGTGGGTCTGGATCCGAAACAGATCGAAGATCGCATGGCCACGTTCAATCGCTTTATCGGCGCCGGGCGTCTGCGCCCCATGCCGGCCCGCAAATAA
- a CDS encoding Ni/Fe hydrogenase subunit alpha gives MKEIVIQPVSRIEGGAKITIKLDDNGNVDDAQVNILELRGFERFCIGRPVEEMPRITTRICGVCPWSHHLASAKACDAVFGVTPPPAGRKLRELCNSIAYMEEHILHFYFLGGGDFVMGPDADYAVRNVFGIAQKLPDVARNVVKVRHMCAHMLEIIAGKSIHPAAAVPGGFSKPLMEEERKKLIPMAQEAFELAKFSIDYAKKNIFPAYIEAVKTVGVIKTGFLGTVKDDGTMDLYDGKLRMMDAEGKYEDFEAKDYLDYISEHIESWTYVKFPYNKKWGEFSMDPENPTGIYRVNTLARMNVADKLSTPLAQAELEEFRAAFGRPAQATLLYHWARLIEILYNAEKTLELLNDPEITSTKTRVPVTPRAARGVGCTEAPRGTLIHDYTTDENGLVTAANLIVATCQNNAPINMSVKQAAKLLIKDGKYDQGILNMVEMTIRAYDPCLSCASHDLNGQLGCKLDIVGADGKLIETLSNH, from the coding sequence ATGAAAGAAATCGTTATTCAACCGGTTTCCCGTATCGAAGGCGGGGCCAAGATAACCATTAAGCTGGACGACAACGGTAATGTGGATGACGCCCAGGTAAATATCCTGGAACTTCGCGGCTTCGAGCGCTTCTGCATCGGGCGTCCGGTAGAGGAAATGCCCCGCATCACCACCCGCATCTGCGGCGTCTGCCCCTGGTCTCACCACCTGGCATCCGCCAAAGCCTGCGACGCTGTCTTCGGCGTCACCCCACCCCCGGCCGGACGGAAACTTCGTGAGTTGTGCAACAGTATCGCCTACATGGAAGAGCACATCCTTCACTTCTACTTCCTGGGCGGCGGCGACTTCGTGATGGGCCCCGATGCCGATTACGCGGTCAGGAATGTATTCGGTATCGCCCAGAAATTGCCGGATGTCGCCCGTAACGTGGTAAAGGTACGCCACATGTGCGCTCATATGCTGGAGATCATTGCCGGCAAGTCCATTCACCCTGCGGCGGCGGTCCCCGGCGGCTTCTCCAAACCCCTGATGGAAGAAGAGCGCAAGAAGCTCATTCCCATGGCGCAGGAAGCCTTCGAACTGGCTAAATTCTCCATCGACTACGCCAAGAAGAACATCTTCCCGGCTTACATCGAAGCTGTCAAAACGGTAGGCGTCATCAAGACCGGCTTCCTGGGTACGGTTAAAGACGACGGGACCATGGATCTCTACGACGGCAAACTGCGCATGATGGACGCGGAAGGCAAATACGAAGACTTTGAAGCCAAAGACTACCTTGACTACATCTCGGAGCACATCGAATCGTGGACCTACGTCAAATTCCCCTATAACAAGAAATGGGGCGAGTTCTCCATGGATCCCGAAAATCCGACCGGTATCTACCGCGTAAACACCCTGGCCCGCATGAACGTGGCTGATAAACTGAGCACTCCGCTGGCCCAGGCTGAATTGGAAGAGTTCCGCGCCGCCTTCGGCCGCCCGGCGCAGGCAACGCTGCTGTACCATTGGGCGCGCCTGATAGAAATTCTCTATAATGCCGAGAAGACGCTCGAACTACTCAACGATCCTGAAATCACCAGCACCAAGACCCGGGTGCCGGTAACTCCCCGGGCCGCCAGGGGCGTGGGCTGCACCGAAGCCCCCCGCGGCACCCTCATCCATGATTACACCACGGATGAGAACGGTCTGGTGACCGCGGCCAATCTGATCGTGGCTACTTGCCAGAATAACGCCCCGATCAACATGTCGGTCAAACAGGCCGCCAAGCTGCTGATCAAGGACGGCAAGTACGATCAGGGCATCCTGAACATGGTAGAGATGACCATCCGCGCGTACGATCCCTGTTTGTCCTGCGCCAGTCACGACCTGAACGGTCAGCTGGGCTGCAAACTGGATATCGTCGGCGCTGACGGAAAACTTATCGAGACACTGTCCAACCACTAA
- a CDS encoding hydrogenase maturation protease, with translation MPDYYRRDLLILGVGNPLFGDDGFGPAVADELERRGRVPSFAAVLDVGTGVREILFDLILATERPREVVIVDALDCGREPGEIFKVMIDEVPAIKSHDFSLHLAPSLNLLKELRDNAGVTVTILAAQPEPIPEMVTGGLSTAAQKAVQEASDYIEANYFKT, from the coding sequence ATGCCGGATTACTACCGCAGGGACCTCCTGATATTGGGAGTGGGTAATCCGCTCTTCGGTGACGATGGATTTGGCCCGGCCGTGGCGGACGAACTGGAACGCCGCGGCCGGGTGCCGTCTTTTGCGGCAGTGCTCGATGTGGGTACCGGGGTACGGGAGATACTATTCGATCTCATCCTGGCCACCGAGCGCCCGCGGGAAGTGGTCATCGTGGACGCTCTGGACTGCGGACGGGAACCGGGGGAGATCTTCAAGGTGATGATCGATGAGGTGCCCGCCATAAAAAGTCATGACTTCTCGCTGCACCTTGCCCCGAGCTTGAACCTGCTGAAAGAACTACGGGATAACGCCGGAGTGACGGTGACCATCCTGGCCGCCCAGCCGGAACCAATACCGGAGATGGTCACCGGCGGTTTATCCACCGCGGCGCAAAAAGCGGTACAGGAAGCCTCCGACTACATCGAAGCGAATTACTTCAAGACCTGA
- a CDS encoding TlpA disulfide reductase family protein, translated as MFKRSVFTALVVIVLVLAGCATEPKGTAPGFTLQSLNGETVSLNQFQGQAVVINFWQLSCPPCIEELPHFQAVHNSANETIILTIAIRNSAADLDTFMSQNGYTFPVLLDVNADVAASYGLRFTPTTFLIDKEGEIIDLQVGAFASQAELERALSKLD; from the coding sequence ATGTTCAAACGAAGCGTTTTTACGGCACTAGTAGTGATAGTCCTCGTTCTGGCCGGTTGCGCCACAGAACCAAAGGGCACCGCACCCGGCTTTACTCTTCAAAGCCTTAATGGCGAGACTGTGTCCCTGAACCAGTTCCAGGGTCAGGCGGTGGTAATCAATTTCTGGCAGTTGAGTTGCCCGCCATGTATCGAGGAATTACCGCACTTCCAGGCAGTCCATAATTCGGCCAATGAGACCATCATCCTTACCATCGCCATCAGGAACTCCGCCGCAGACCTGGACACTTTCATGTCTCAGAATGGCTATACTTTCCCGGTCCTGCTAGACGTGAACGCTGACGTGGCCGCTAGCTACGGCCTCCGCTTTACCCCTACCACCTTTCTCATTGATAAGGAAGGGGAAATCATCGATCTTCAAGTTGGCGCCTTCGCCAGTCAGGCGGAACTGGAAAGGGCTTTAAGCAAACTCGATTAG
- a CDS encoding cytochrome c biogenesis protein CcdA, protein MENVNLLVALGAGLVSFLSPCILAMVPVYLSALAGPEFLDPGKVQTLNRPVFFFHALAFVLGFSLIFTALGAIAGLTGSFISSDSAVVRYVTGSILVLFGAYMLAAARFPGLNFEKRINVRVGRGGYLRSFMTGAVFTFAWTPCVSPILGSILTMAVTGDTMWQSSGLLLVYSLGLGIPFLAIGLAMGSALPLLRRMSRYTIWFYIIGGVALVTVGFLILMGKLNVLAV, encoded by the coding sequence ATGGAAAACGTAAATCTGCTGGTGGCTCTGGGAGCCGGTTTGGTTTCCTTTCTATCTCCCTGCATTTTGGCAATGGTGCCGGTGTATCTTTCGGCACTGGCCGGGCCTGAATTTCTCGATCCTGGCAAGGTTCAAACTCTAAATCGCCCGGTTTTCTTCTTCCACGCACTCGCCTTCGTGCTCGGATTCAGCTTGATCTTTACCGCTCTCGGCGCGATTGCCGGCCTGACCGGCAGTTTCATCAGTTCCGACTCGGCAGTCGTGCGCTACGTGACCGGATCGATACTGGTTCTATTCGGCGCATATATGCTGGCGGCGGCGCGTTTCCCCGGGCTGAATTTCGAAAAAAGGATCAACGTACGGGTCGGGAGGGGAGGCTACCTGCGCTCTTTCATGACCGGCGCCGTTTTCACCTTCGCCTGGACACCCTGCGTCAGCCCTATCCTGGGCAGCATCCTCACCATGGCAGTTACCGGTGATACCATGTGGCAAAGCAGTGGGCTCTTGCTGGTCTATTCCCTTGGCCTGGGGATTCCTTTCCTGGCTATCGGCCTGGCCATGGGTTCCGCGCTGCCCCTTCTCCGCCGGATGAGCCGTTACACCATCTGGTTTTACATTATCGGCGGTGTCGCTCTGGTGACGGTGGGGTTCTTGATTCTAATGGGTAAACTCAACGTATTGGCGGTATAA
- a CDS encoding radical SAM protein has translation MKVYHIAYEPSYGSVDIHIWTKCTLDCKACYTNWELYDFSLYDDAIAEIITRERQTPPDKFLAYDEVIGLLKPLEIKYAVFMGTEAALDPELPKLAKELHEKWHSYNILLTNGMVMPDLADIDQVIFSIKAFSEDIYREYTGRSNKSALKNFAEIAKSGKNLHAEVVYIPELIEADEIEKVAQFVASIDPNIPFRIDAYFPVPECPWRPASNAEVEHAAELAKKHMKNVTILTLDMKRIGDKALRIF, from the coding sequence TTGAAGGTTTATCACATCGCTTATGAGCCGTCCTATGGTTCAGTGGACATCCATATATGGACCAAGTGTACGCTTGATTGCAAAGCGTGTTATACCAATTGGGAGCTTTACGATTTCAGCCTGTACGACGACGCCATTGCTGAAATCATAACCCGTGAGCGCCAGACGCCTCCGGATAAATTCCTGGCTTACGACGAAGTCATCGGATTATTGAAGCCTCTTGAGATCAAATATGCTGTTTTCATGGGTACCGAAGCTGCGCTCGATCCGGAATTGCCCAAACTTGCCAAAGAACTTCATGAAAAATGGCATTCCTACAACATCCTTTTGACTAACGGCATGGTCATGCCCGACCTCGCCGATATCGACCAGGTAATTTTCAGTATCAAGGCCTTTTCCGAGGATATCTACCGGGAATATACCGGCCGGTCCAATAAATCCGCCCTCAAGAACTTCGCAGAAATTGCAAAATCGGGAAAGAACCTTCATGCGGAAGTAGTCTATATTCCGGAGTTGATTGAAGCGGATGAGATCGAAAAGGTAGCCCAGTTCGTCGCATCCATCGACCCGAACATTCCGTTCCGTATCGACGCTTATTTTCCGGTGCCGGAATGTCCCTGGCGCCCAGCATCGAACGCCGAAGTGGAGCACGCGGCGGAGCTGGCCAAGAAACACATGAAGAACGTTACCATCCTGACCCTCGATATGAAACGCATCGGCGACAAGGCACTGCGTATTTTCTGA
- a CDS encoding ABC transporter substrate-binding protein, translated as MEFQGKPIRIGKKMIILGIAALSIILPLGLTACGTDAVTPPQTTDSAVFPMTITDDAGRTVTIAKQPEKIVSLIPSHTENLFALGVGNKVVGVDDFSDYPPAALDKPKMGNLFSVNYEAIVSAVPDLVLVDISAVGMGVVDQLTNVLGNTPVVVIKGTSVSSFQEVYDSIGLMGKIVGAPEKAEQIVSDMKARVKAVTDKTSGLTAAQKPRTVYIIWPEPMYIHGSNGLGSALIVAAGGLNIFIDNTGDAVQLEELVSRNPQIILASASESMGDFAYQFALTDSRLDTTEAKINGAIYGMNDDFTARPGPRLVEGLESMAKLLHPELFG; from the coding sequence GTGGAATTCCAAGGCAAACCAATACGCATAGGCAAGAAAATGATCATACTTGGAATCGCGGCGCTCAGTATTATTTTGCCGCTAGGGTTGACCGCATGCGGTACGGACGCTGTGACTCCGCCCCAGACAACGGATTCGGCTGTATTCCCGATGACTATCACTGATGATGCGGGTAGAACAGTAACAATTGCCAAACAACCTGAGAAGATAGTGTCTTTGATTCCTAGTCATACCGAAAACCTTTTCGCGTTAGGGGTGGGCAACAAGGTTGTTGGCGTCGATGATTTTAGCGATTATCCGCCGGCGGCTTTGGATAAGCCCAAGATGGGTAACTTATTCTCAGTGAACTATGAAGCTATAGTAAGCGCCGTTCCTGATCTTGTTTTAGTAGATATTTCCGCGGTTGGTATGGGTGTGGTTGACCAGCTGACGAACGTATTGGGGAACACCCCGGTCGTGGTGATAAAGGGCACCAGCGTATCAAGTTTTCAAGAAGTTTATGATTCTATCGGGCTCATGGGAAAAATCGTCGGGGCACCCGAGAAGGCTGAACAGATAGTATCCGACATGAAGGCAAGGGTTAAGGCAGTAACGGATAAAACCAGCGGACTTACAGCCGCGCAAAAACCGCGGACCGTTTACATCATCTGGCCTGAGCCGATGTATATTCATGGTAGTAATGGTTTGGGCTCCGCGTTGATCGTGGCTGCCGGAGGATTGAATATATTCATCGATAACACCGGTGATGCTGTACAACTGGAAGAGCTTGTCAGTCGCAACCCTCAGATTATTCTGGCTTCAGCCAGCGAAAGTATGGGGGATTTTGCCTATCAGTTCGCTTTGACCGATTCGAGGCTTGACACTACCGAAGCCAAAATTAATGGTGCTATATATGGGATGAATGACGATTTTACCGCACGTCCGGGTCCTCGGCTGGTCGAGGGATTAGAATCTATGGCCAAACTATTGCACCCTGAATTGTTTGGTTAA
- a CDS encoding cobalamin-binding protein, with amino-acid sequence MKAGKIVTLATALLVAVLGLSLIPGCTEEETPIVIPETIYPLTIVDQLDRTVTINAEPQRIISLAPSNTEIVYALGLEDKLVGVTTYCNYPAAALEKPKVGGFSTADVELITAAQPDLIIAANIHASKVIPQLEALGFTVIALSPDNLNEVLEAIEMVGKVANVNEITQPLVDGLTARVNAVTSKTQTLNQSQLTRTFYIVWHEPLQSIGSTSFINSLISVAGGVNIVGEINEKYPKVSPETVLGKDPQVIIAQIGMGSGEDLPLQWAKTEPLLASVSARVNGQVFGVISDVVGRSGPRIVDALEELAKMIHPELFS; translated from the coding sequence ATGAAAGCCGGTAAAATAGTCACCTTAGCAACGGCGCTGCTCGTGGCGGTTCTTGGACTCAGTTTAATTCCCGGTTGTACCGAGGAAGAAACGCCGATAGTAATTCCTGAAACGATTTATCCGTTGACCATTGTCGATCAACTGGACCGAACAGTCACGATCAACGCAGAGCCACAGCGGATCATCTCCCTGGCTCCCAGCAACACCGAAATCGTATATGCGCTTGGATTAGAAGATAAGCTGGTCGGCGTTACTACCTATTGCAACTATCCGGCGGCCGCGTTGGAAAAACCAAAGGTTGGCGGGTTTTCGACAGCTGATGTCGAATTGATAACCGCAGCGCAACCGGATCTCATCATCGCTGCCAATATCCATGCGAGTAAGGTAATTCCGCAACTCGAAGCACTAGGATTTACGGTCATCGCTCTAAGTCCGGATAATCTTAACGAGGTTCTTGAGGCAATCGAGATGGTGGGTAAAGTGGCAAACGTGAATGAGATTACTCAACCGCTGGTTGACGGGCTTACTGCTCGGGTCAATGCCGTAACCAGTAAAACTCAGACCCTGAATCAAAGTCAGTTAACCCGCACGTTCTATATCGTCTGGCATGAGCCGCTGCAGAGTATCGGTAGTACCTCCTTTATTAACAGCCTGATAAGTGTCGCCGGCGGTGTGAATATTGTCGGGGAGATAAACGAAAAATATCCCAAGGTCAGCCCGGAAACCGTACTTGGGAAAGATCCTCAGGTAATCATCGCCCAGATCGGTATGGGGTCTGGTGAGGATCTGCCGCTGCAGTGGGCAAAAACCGAGCCTTTGCTGGCAAGTGTAAGCGCCAGAGTGAACGGTCAGGTTTTCGGAGTGATTTCTGATGTCGTCGGGCGTTCCGGCCCGCGGATCGTGGACGCGTTGGAAGAATTGGCAAAGATGATTCACCCGGAGCTTTTCAGTTAG
- a CDS encoding iron chelate uptake ABC transporter family permease subunit: protein MSVSDIQARAAAISKTWKSRTIAIGILFIVLVLVGVFAITLGSVQIPFGTTFEILFSKLPFITSDPDWSPAFETIITNIRLPRVMLAGIVGLALAVAGASYQGLFRNPLADPYLIGVAQGAALGAVLGFLFPVAFLGGTIIPIFAFIGALVSVGVVYMLARVGGMIPVTTLILAGVAMGSLFSAMVSYLITISGDKIHGIIFWMMGSFSSSQWSEVRITWPLILVGVAIIFLFARALNIMQLGEEQAKQLGVDVEKVKIILLAVSTLITAAAVSFVGIIGFVGIIVPHAVRLIWGPDHRFLLPLSALVGAIFMILADIVARTLLAPTEIPIGIITAICGAPFFLYLLRKRTKVLF from the coding sequence TTGAGCGTATCTGATATTCAGGCTCGAGCGGCGGCGATTTCTAAGACCTGGAAAAGCCGCACGATTGCAATCGGGATTCTCTTTATCGTTCTCGTGTTGGTCGGTGTCTTTGCCATTACACTGGGCAGTGTCCAGATACCGTTCGGCACCACTTTTGAGATTTTGTTCTCAAAGCTTCCCTTCATCACCTCAGATCCGGATTGGTCCCCCGCTTTTGAGACTATCATCACCAATATCCGGTTGCCGCGGGTAATGCTGGCAGGTATCGTTGGACTGGCATTAGCGGTAGCTGGCGCTTCCTATCAGGGACTGTTCCGTAATCCCCTGGCTGATCCGTACTTGATAGGAGTCGCCCAGGGTGCCGCGCTTGGTGCGGTATTGGGCTTTTTATTCCCGGTGGCTTTTCTCGGCGGGACGATTATTCCGATTTTTGCCTTCATTGGGGCTTTGGTCAGTGTGGGTGTCGTTTATATGCTTGCCAGGGTGGGAGGTATGATACCGGTCACGACGCTTATCCTGGCCGGCGTGGCCATGGGTTCTCTTTTCTCGGCTATGGTATCTTATTTGATAACTATCAGCGGGGACAAGATCCATGGCATCATATTTTGGATGATGGGCAGTTTTTCATCCAGCCAGTGGTCTGAGGTCAGGATAACCTGGCCGCTTATTCTTGTGGGAGTGGCGATAATTTTCCTGTTTGCCCGGGCACTGAACATCATGCAGCTTGGCGAAGAACAGGCAAAACAACTGGGCGTTGACGTTGAGAAGGTCAAGATTATCTTATTGGCCGTTTCCACGTTAATCACCGCCGCCGCGGTTTCTTTTGTCGGCATTATTGGGTTTGTCGGCATTATCGTTCCCCATGCGGTACGGTTGATCTGGGGACCGGACCACCGGTTTTTGTTACCGCTTTCAGCTTTGGTTGGGGCGATTTTCATGATCCTGGCTGACATTGTGGCCAGGACGCTGCTAGCACCGACAGAAATACCTATCGGTATTATAACCGCCATATGCGGCGCTCCATTTTTTCTGTATCTGCTTAGAAAACGCACCAAGGTGTTGTTCTAA
- a CDS encoding ABC transporter ATP-binding protein has product MLTIELKNVSVSYGEKEVVHDVSFRMVPGEMVGLVGPNGSGKSTLIKSLSRILTPVKGSITANGDDISRLGRRELAKLISVVPQTPWLPSAYTAFEIVLMGRNPHLGPLQYEGEKDLTIAWDAMERAGVQQFAERRISELSGGEIQSVLIARALAQQTEGILLDEPTANLDIGRQIDVLNLIKEECHQRHLTVIAAIHDLNLAAHYCEKLVLIRRGELFAFGTPAEVITTDNICQVYGPGSYVHAHPLTGLPAVLPRVGNIKENRCG; this is encoded by the coding sequence ATGCTTACCATTGAATTAAAGAACGTATCCGTTTCTTACGGCGAAAAAGAAGTAGTTCATGATGTCAGTTTCCGCATGGTCCCGGGAGAAATGGTCGGGTTGGTCGGTCCCAATGGTTCGGGCAAATCCACTCTGATCAAATCTTTAAGCCGGATTCTAACGCCGGTTAAAGGGAGCATTACCGCCAACGGTGATGATATCTCACGTCTTGGAAGGCGCGAGTTAGCCAAACTCATCAGTGTTGTCCCCCAAACCCCTTGGCTGCCCAGCGCCTATACCGCTTTTGAGATAGTTCTCATGGGCAGGAATCCCCATTTAGGGCCTCTTCAATATGAAGGAGAAAAGGACCTGACCATCGCCTGGGATGCTATGGAAAGGGCAGGCGTCCAGCAGTTCGCAGAGCGCAGAATTTCCGAGCTTTCCGGCGGTGAAATACAGAGTGTTTTGATAGCCAGAGCGCTTGCTCAGCAAACCGAGGGCATTCTGCTGGATGAACCTACGGCCAATCTGGATATCGGGCGACAGATCGATGTGTTGAATCTGATCAAAGAGGAATGTCACCAACGTCATCTCACCGTCATCGCCGCCATTCATGATTTGAATTTGGCGGCGCATTATTGTGAAAAACTGGTCCTGATACGGCGCGGTGAATTATTCGCTTTCGGTACGCCGGCTGAAGTGATTACAACTGACAATATTTGCCAGGTATACGGGCCCGGGTCCTATGTCCACGCTCACCCGCTGACAGGATTGCCCGCGGTCCTGCCTCGGGTCGGTAATATTAAAGAAAACAGATGTGGATAA
- a CDS encoding adenosylcobinamide amidohydrolase: MSKDTRSEVLGCFHGVTAEIVHHRIWNEPSNALLLYLPEPQRTLSGLQGYRKASVVANCHIPQPLWMKLHDPECDWRGYFRQILKSNSLGCNLSLDNATMLSTGVTMEHLAWSEATDGELWAMAFVTAGVEGNALRVGVDTGRHHNPVGTINTIVFSCAELTQAALAASFITITEAKVVALEDMGIKSAYTPSLQATGTGTDQIVTVSGKTAKCTYVSGHTKIGALMARAVTAATKEAIAKRRKVLYS, encoded by the coding sequence ATGAGTAAAGACACCCGTAGCGAAGTATTAGGCTGCTTTCACGGCGTTACCGCTGAGATCGTCCATCACCGGATCTGGAATGAGCCTTCCAACGCCTTGCTCCTGTACCTGCCTGAGCCGCAGCGGACACTGTCCGGGTTGCAAGGGTATCGTAAAGCCAGCGTCGTGGCTAACTGCCATATACCGCAACCATTATGGATGAAACTTCATGACCCTGAATGTGATTGGCGCGGCTATTTCCGGCAGATCCTTAAGTCGAATTCTCTCGGCTGCAACCTGTCGCTGGACAACGCCACCATGCTTTCCACCGGCGTGACCATGGAGCACTTAGCCTGGAGCGAGGCGACCGACGGGGAGTTATGGGCTATGGCGTTTGTCACCGCCGGCGTCGAGGGTAACGCCCTGCGGGTCGGAGTGGATACCGGCCGGCATCACAACCCGGTGGGCACCATCAACACCATCGTTTTTTCTTGCGCCGAACTCACCCAGGCGGCGCTGGCGGCGTCCTTCATCACCATCACTGAGGCCAAGGTGGTCGCCTTGGAGGATATGGGGATCAAGAGCGCCTACACTCCTTCGCTTCAGGCCACCGGCACCGGTACCGACCAGATCGTGACCGTGTCCGGCAAGACCGCAAAGTGTACATATGTCAGCGGACATACTAAAATAGGCGCACTGATGGCCCGCGCGGTCACCGCCGCTACCAAGGAAGCCATCGCAAAACGCCGCAAGGTGCTTTATAGTTAG